In one window of Gossypium hirsutum isolate 1008001.06 chromosome A01, Gossypium_hirsutum_v2.1, whole genome shotgun sequence DNA:
- the LOC107900974 gene encoding 3-hydroxy-3-methylglutaryl-coenzyme A reductase 1-like, with translation METHRRSSTNSVRSHKPARPIALEDDSTKASDALPLPLYLTNAVFFTLFFSAVYFLLCRWREKIRSSTPLHVVTFSEIVAILASVASFIYLLGFFGIDFVQSLVLRPSADVWATEDDEVESEVLLRNEDARHVTCGQALDRSIRSLQPPAPIVTAEKVFDEMPVTVMTEEDEEIIRSVVSGMTPSYSLESKLGDCKRAAAIRREALQRITGKSLSGLPLDGFDYESILGQCCEMPVGYVQIPVGIAGPLLLNGREYSVPMATTEGCLVASTNRGCKAIHLSGGATSVLLRDGMTRAPVVRFDTAKRAADLKLYLEDPENFETLACVFNRSSRFARLQSIKCAIAGKNLYLRFSCFTGDAMGMNMVSKGVQNVLDFLQTDFPDMDVIGISGNFCSDKKPASVNWIEGRGKSVVCEAIINGDVVRKVLKTSVESLVELNMLKNLTGSAMAGALGGFNAHASNIVTAVYIATGQDPAQNVESSHCITMMEAVNGGKDLHVSVTMPSIEVGTVGGGTRLASQSACLNLLGVKGASKESPGANSILLATIVAGAVLAGELSLMSALAAGQLVKSHMKYNRSSKDVSKVSS, from the exons ATGGAGACCCACCGGCGATCTTCGACTAATTCCGTTCGATCTCACAAGCCGGCAAGGCCAATTGCTTTGGAAGATGATTCCACCAAAGCTTCTGACGCATTGCCACTTCCTTTGTATTTAACGAATGCTGTGttcttcactctctttttctCGGCGGTTTATTTCCTTCTTTGCCGTTGGCGGGAAAAGATCCGATCCTCTACGCCTCTCCATGTCGTCACCTTTTCCGAGATCGTTGCGATTCTTGCTTCCGTTGCGTCGTTTATTTACCTTTTGGGGTTCTTTGGTATCGATTTCGTTCAATCTTTGGTTCTCCGGCCATCGGCTGACGTTTGGGCTACTGAAGATGATGAAGTGGAAAGTGAAGTTTTGCTTCGTAATGAAGATGCTCGTCACGTTACTTGTGGACAAGCACTTGATCGGTCAATTCGATCTTTGCAACCTCCGGCACCTATTGTAACTGCTGAGAAAGTGTTCGATGAAATGCCTGTGACAGTTATGACCGAGGAAGACGAAGAAATAATTAGATCCGTTGTGAGTGGAATGACTCCTTCATATTCTTTGGAATCTAAATTAGGTGATTGCAAGAGAGCAGCTGCGATCAGGCGTGAGGCTTTGCAGAGAATAACAGGGAAGTCATTATCAGGATTGCCCTTGGATGGTTTTGATTATGAGTCGATATTGGGACAGTGTTGTGAGATGCCGGTTGGGTACGTGCAGATTCCCGTGGGCATTGCTGGGCCTTTGTTGCTTAATGGAAGAGAATACTCGGTTCCCATGGCAACCACCGAAGGATGCTTGGTAGCTAGCACTAATAGAGGCTGTAAGGCTATTCATTTGTCTGGTGGAGCTACAAGTGTTTTATTGAGAGATGGGATGACTAGAGCTCCTGTTGTGAGGTTCGATACCGCAAAAAGGGCGGCTGATCTGAAGTTGTATTTGGAAGATCCTGAAAATTTCGAGACCTTGGCTTGTGTTTTTAACAG ATCAAGCAGATTTGCTAGGCTTCAAAGCATCAAATGTGCAATTGCAGGGAAGAATCTGTATTTAAGATTCTCATGCTTTACTGGTGATGCTATGGGGATGAACATGGTTTCCAAGGGAGTTCAAAACGTTTTAGATTTCCTTCAAACCGATTTCCCTGACATGGATGTCATTGGCATCTCGG GAAACTTCTGTTCCGACAAAAAGCCAGCTTCAGTAAATTGGATTGAAGGCCGAGGCAAATCTGTCGTCTGTGAGGCCATCATTAATGGTGATGTAGTGAGGAAGGTCTTGAAGACAAGTGTAGAATCTCTCGTGGAGCTTAACATGCTTAAGAACCTTACTGGTTCTGCCATGGCTGGAGCTCTGGGTGGATTTAATGCTCATGCCAGTAACATTGTCACTGCTGTCTATATAGCTACTGGCCAAGATCCTGCCCAAAATGTCGAGAGCTCTCATTGCATCACCATGATGGAAGCTGTTAATGGCGGCAAGGACCTTCATGTCTCTGTCACAATGCCTTCCATTGAG GTTGGCACTGTTGGTGGTGGAACTCGGCTTGCATCACAATCAGCTTGTTTGAACCTTCTTGGTGTCAAGGGTGCAAGCAAAGAATCCCCTGGAGCAAACTCAATACTCCTTGCTACTATCGTAGCCGGTGCTGTCCTTGCCGGCGAGCTGTCACTGATGTCAGCACTTGCTGCCGGGCAACTAGTGAAAAGCCATATGAAGTACAATAGGTCTAGCAAGGATGTTTCCAAGGTTTCTTCctaa
- the LOC107900973 gene encoding histone deacetylase 19, translating into MDTGGNSLPSGPDGVKRKVSYFYDPEVGNYYYGQGHPMKPHRIRMTHALLAHYGLLQNMQVYKPLPARERDLCRFHADDYVNFLRSITPETQQDQLRQLKRFNVGEDCPVFDGLFSFCQTYAGGSVGGAVKLNHNICDIAINWAGGLHHAKKCEASGFCYVNDIVLAILELLKQHQRVLYVDIDIHHGDGVEEAFYTSDRVMTVSFHKFGDYFPGTGDIRDIGYSKGKYYSLNVPLDDGIDDESYHFLFKPIIGKVMEVFKPGAVVLQCGADSLSGDRLGCFNLSIKGHAECVKFMRSFNVPLLLLGGGGYTIRNVARCWCYETGVALGTEVDDQLPQHEYYEYFGPDYTLHVAPSNMENKNTRQLLEEIRNNLLDNLSKLQHAPSVQFQERPPDTELPEADEDQDDADERCDPDSDMEVDEKRPIPSRVKREAIEPERKDSEAPKGTAEQARGFDNMATNETLSTKSVDVRPMAIDEPTVKVEQETSNKASDPIYPKS; encoded by the exons ATGGATACCGGAGGGAATTCATTACCCTCGGGACCCGACGGTGTGAAGAGGAAAGTGTCGTATTTTTACGATCCGGAGGTCGGCAATTACTATTACGGCCAAGGTCATCCTATGAAACCTCATAGAATCCGAATGACGCATGCCCTTTTAGCACACTATGGATTGCTTCAAAATATGCAAGTTTACAAGCCATTACCTGCTCGAGAAAGAGACCTTTGCCGTTTCCATGCCGATGATTATGTGAATTTTCTTCGCAGTATAACGCCGGAAACACAGCAAGATCAACTCCGGCAGCTTAAGCGGTTTAATGTCGGTGAGGATTGTCCGGTTTTTGATGGCCTTTTCTCGTTTTGTCAAACGTATGCAGGTGGATCTGTTGGTGGTGCTGTTAAATTAAACCATAATATTTGTGATATTGCGATTAATTGGGCTGGTGGCTTGCATCATGCGAAGAAATGTGAAGCTTCTGGGTTTTGTTATGTTAATGATATTGTTCTTGCTATATTGGAACTTCTTAAGCAGCATCAG CGTGTTCTATATGTTGATATCGATATCCACCATGGAGACGGTGTGGAGGAGGCATTTTATACAAGTGACAGGGTCATGACTGTTTCTTTTCATAAATTTGGCGATTATTTCCCTGGCACGGGGGATATACGTGATATTGGATATTCAAAAGGGAAATACTATTCCCTTAATGTTCCTTTGGATGATGGGATCGATGACGAGAGTTACCATTTCTTGTTTAAGCCAATTATTGGTAaagttatggaagtttttaaGCCTGGTGCAGTTGTCCTTCAATGTGGTGCTGACTCCCTATCTGGAGATCGGTTGGGGTgtttcaatctttcaatcaaggGTCATGCTGAATGTGTTAAATTTATGAGATCTTTCAATGTTCCATTGCTACTATTAGGTGGTGGTGGTTATACCATTCGGAATGTTGCTCGTTGTTGGTGCTATGAG ACTGGAGTTGCACTCGGAACGGAAGTTGACGACCAGCTGCCTCAACATGAATATTATGAATATTTCGGTCCGGATTATACACTTCATGTTGCCCCTAGTAACATGGAAAACAAGAACACACGCCAATTACTTGAAGAAATACGTAATAATCTACTCGACAATCTCTCAAAGCTTCAGCATGCACCAAGTGTCCAATTTCAAGAAAGACCACCTGACACTGAGCTTCCCGAG GCCGATGAAGATCAAGATGATGCAGATGAAAGATGTGACCCGGATTCAGACATGGAGGTTGATGAGAAGCg GCCAATCCCTAGCAGAGTAAAGAGAGAAGCAATTGAACCCGAGAGAAAAGATTCG GAGGCTCCGAAAGGCACTGCAGAGCAAGCTAGAGGATTCGACAACATGGCAACAAATGAGACCCTAAGTACAAAG TCTGTAGATGTCAGGCCTATGGCTATCGATGAACCAACTGTGAAAGTTGAGCAAGAAACATCGAACAAAGCATCTGATCCAATATACCCGAAGTCTTAA